One window of the Zea mays cultivar B73 chromosome 3, Zm-B73-REFERENCE-NAM-5.0, whole genome shotgun sequence genome contains the following:
- the LOC109944847 gene encoding fibrous sheath CABYR-binding protein has protein sequence MPLRQTRRAPAMDLLDFDLAVQVTCPPEPGEDFAFVTTETDAAFLVLAHLSGYAKDEIQVRIGEAGTEVAVACARKDAFTVEATAAGRLRVAHRQVVEGFRRVFDVPPGADVARITVGFEEDDGLLVVILPKLPRPDPLDDDDDDGRGDDDARLDVESASCVGTDSDSGVDVDEELDLGDEACSLELEHEDWVDVESESEPEPPPRDVAVETPVPVVTDVAVETPVPIVTGVAVETPVPVVTDVAVETLVPVVTDVAVETPVEVEEEDRDVPVETPVEVEAEPRVVDIECDVVFEPPAEPEPLVETPIEVLGPPHREPEPPADVPQPPVDIPCDVESKPEPAVVQEPEEPKPPPPAEEEPLTEEEPPVEAPTEEPVQEPQRVEEPVEEPPVEAPAEEPVQEPQPIEAPTEEPVQEPPFEEPVQEQPPVPVEAPTEEPVQEPQRVEEPVEEPPGEAPAEEPVQEPQPIKAPTEEPAQEPPAAKEPVQGQEPAVEPTKSAVPTASSGGTTESEESSSSDGDGNPDGGRRNRGRGGSGRRRRRRRRGGFRIGLVVGPALILLALAVAAARRRRQQQQGR, from the exons ATGCCGCTGCGGCAAACCAGGCGGGCGCCAGCCATGGACCTCCTCGACTTCGACCTCGccgtgcaagtcacctgcccgcCCGAGCCCGGCGAGGACTTCGCCTTCGTCACCACCGAGACTGATGCCGCCTTCCTCGTCCTCGCCCACCTCTCTG GCTACGCCAAGGATGAGATCCAGGTCCGCATCGGCGAGGCCGGCACGGAGGTGGCGGTCGCGTGCGCCAGGAAGGACGCGTTCACGGTGGAGGCGACGGCGGCGGGGAGGCTGCGCGTGGCGCACCGCCAGGTGGTGGAGGGGTTCCGCCGCGTGTTCGACGTGCCGCCGGGCGCCGATGTGGCCCGGATCACCGTCGGCTTCGAGGAGGACGACGGCCTGCTCGTCGTCATCTTGCCCAAGCTGCCGCGCCCGGACCCgctggacgacgacgacgacgacggccgcGGCGACGACGACGCTCGGCTCGACGTCGAGAGCGCCAGCTGCGTGGGGACCGACAGCGACAGCGGCGTTGACGTCGATGAGGAGCTCGACCTCGGCGACGAGGCGTGCAGCCTCGAGCTCGAGCACGAGGACTGGGTCGACGTCGAGTCGGAGTCGGAGCCCGAGCCGCCGCCGCGCGATGTGGCGGTGGAGACTCCGGTGCCGGTCGTCACGGATGTGGCGGTGGAGACTCCGGTGCCGATCGTCACAGGCGTAGCAGTGGAGACTCCGGTGCCGGTCGTGACGGATGTGGCCGTGGAGACTTTGGTGCCGGTGGTCACGGACGTGGCGGTGGAGACTCCCGTGGAGGTAGAGGAGGAAGACCGCGACGTCCCGGTGGAGACGCCGGtggaggtcgaggccgagccgcGGGTGGTCGACATCGAGTGCGACGTCGTGTTCGAGCCGCCGGCGGAGCCGGAGCCTCTGGTGGAGACGCCAATCGAAGTGCTCGGGCCGCCGCACCGCGAGCCCGAGCCGCCGGCCGACGTGCCGCAGCCTCCGGTGGACATACCGTGCGACGTGGAGTCTAAGCCAGAGCCTGCCGTCGTGCAGGAACCTGAGGAGCCAAAGCCGCCGCCGCCAGCGGAAGAAGAGCCACTGACGGAAGAAGAGCCACCCGTTGAGGCACCAACTGAAGAACCGGTGCAAGAGCCGCAGCGGGTCGAGGAACCTGTAGAAGAACCACCCGTTGAGGCGCCGGCTGAAGAACCGGTGCAAGAGCCGCAGCCGATCGaggcgccgacggaggaacctgtGCAGGAGCCACCCTTTGAGGAGCCGGTACAAGAGCAGCCACCCGTTCCCGTTGAGGCACCAACTGAAGAACCGGTGCAAGAGCCGCAGCGGGTCGAGGAACCTGTGGAAGAACCACCCGGTGAGGCGCCAGCTGAAGAACCGGTGCAAGAGCCGCAGCCGATCAaggcgccgacggaggaacctgcGCAGGAGCCGCCCGCAGCCAAAGAGCCCGTGCAAGGCCAGGAGCCGGCGGTGGAGCCTACAAAATCAGCAGTGCCAACAGCGAGCTCGGGTGGGACGACCGAGTCGGAAGAAAGTAGCAGCTCTGACGGTGACGGGAACCCAGACGGTGGCAGGAGAAATCGCGGCAGAGGTGGGTCAGggcggaggcggcggcgacggcgacgtGGCGGGTTCCGGATCGGCTTGGTAGTCGGCCCCGCGCTGATCCTGCTCGCGCTCGCGGTGGCCGCAGCCagacgacggcggcagcagcagcaaggccggtGA